A window of the Primulina huaijiensis isolate GDHJ02 unplaced genomic scaffold, ASM1229523v2 scaffold20195, whole genome shotgun sequence genome harbors these coding sequences:
- the LOC140966199 gene encoding probable inorganic phosphate transporter 1-3, which translates to MAKEQLQVLNALDVAKTQLYHFTAIVIAGMGFFTDAYDLFAITLVTKLLGRIYYTDITKPKPGILPPHVTSSVTGVALVGTLMGQLFFGWLGDKLGRKKVYGLTLVLMIVCSLASGLSFGDSPQGVCVMATLCFFRFWLGFGIGGDYPLSATIMSEYANKRTRGAFIAAVFAMQGFGILTSGIVALIVSSAFDRAYRAPTYEELASASTVSQADYIWRIILMFGAVPAALTFYWRMKMPETARYTALVAKNAMQAAKDMAKVLNVELDAEEELERISRKPTNQYGLFSKEFLHRHGLHHLGTTTTWFLLDIAFYSNNLFQKDIFSAIGWIPHAEEMNAVHEVYRIARAQTLIALCSTVPGYWFTVALIDRIGRFVIQLMGFFFMTVFMFALAIPYDHWTHPENRFGFVVIYALTFFFSNFGPNATTFVVPAEIFPARLRSTCHGISAAAGKAGAIVGAFGFLYAAQPKDRSKRDAGYPAGIGVKYSLIVLGCVNALGFFFTFLVPEPNGKSLEELSGENDEAADGDATEMPNRTVPV; encoded by the exons ATGGCTAAAGAGCAACTGCAAGTGCTCAATGCTCTCGATGTTGCCAAGACACAGCTCTACCATTTCACTGCTATTGTGATTGCTGGAATGGGATTTTTCACTGATGCATACGACCTATTTGCCATCACCTTGGTCACAAAATTACTTGGTCGAATATACTACACAGATATAACTAAGCCAAAGCCCGGAATTTTACCTCCTCATGTCACTTCCTCCGTAACGGGTGTCGCCCTAGTCGGGACATTAATGGGGCAGCTCTTCTTCGGGTGGCTGGGTGACAAATTGGGCCGTAAAAAAGTGTACGGACTGACATTAGTCCTCATGATTGTTTGCTCGCTTGCTTCCGGTCTTTCGTTCGGGGATTCTCCACAAGGagtct gtgTCATGGCTACTTTGTGCTTCTTTAGATTCTGGCTGGGTTTCGGGATCGGCGGCGACTACCCTCTCTCTGCCACGATCATGTCTGAGTATGCTAATAAACGGACTCGTGGGGCATTTATAGCTGCGGTCTTTGCTATGCAGGGATTTGGGATTCTTACTAGTGGGATTGTTGCGCTAATTGTCTCTTCGGCATTTGATCGTGCCTATAGAGCGCCTACATATGAGGAGCTAGCATCGGCTTCAACCGTGTCACAGGCAGACTATATTTGGCGTATAATTCTCATGTTTGGTGCTGTGCCGGCCGCACTGACGTTTTACTGGCGGATGAAGATGCCGGAGACCGCTCGGTACACAGCCCTTGTAGCGAAAAACGCGATGCAGGCAGCTAAAGACATGGCTAAAGTGCTGAATGTGGAGCTTGATGCGGAAGAGGAACTGGAAAGAATTTCAAGAAAACCAACAAATCAATATGGCTTGTTTTCGAAAGAATTCCTCCATCGCCATGGCCTTCACCATCTCGGCACGACGACAACATGGTTCTTGCTTGACATAGCTTTTTACAGTAATAATCTATTCCAAAAGGACATCTTCAGCGCCATTGGATGGATCCCACATGCCGAAGAAATGAACGCAGTTCACGAAGTATACAGAATCGCAAGAGCCCAAACATTGATTGCGCTATGCAGCACTGTTCCTGGATACTGGTTTACAGTAGCCTTAATCGATAGAATCGGAAGGTTCGTCATCCAGTTAATGGGATTCTTCTTCATGACAGTGTTCATGTTCGCACTTGCAATCCCGTACGATCACTGGACTCACCCTGAAAACAGATTCGGGTTCGTGGTCATATATGCATTAACATTCTTCTTCTCCAATTTTGGGCCAAACGCCACAACATTTGTGGTCCCGGCTGAGATCTTCCCAGCCCGTTTGAGGTCTACGTGCCACGGTATATCAGCGGCGGCCGGAAAGGCAGGGGCTATAGTTGGAGCATTCGGGTTTTTGTATGCTGCGCAACCGAAAGATCGGAGCAAGAGGGATGCTGGATACCCGGCGGGGATCGGTGTGAAGTACTCGCTGATTGTGCTTGGTTGTGTGAATGCTTTGGGGTTCTTTTTCACTTTCCTGGTGCCGGAGCCGAATGGGAAATCGCTGGAGGAGTTGTCCGGGGAAAATGATGAGGCAGCGGACGGAGATGCAACAGAAATGCCCAATAGGACTGTTCCGGTGTAG
- the LOC140966213 gene encoding low affinity inorganic phosphate transporter 1, whose translation MAREHQHVLDALDAAKTQWYHFTAIIIAGMGFFTDAYDLFCISLVTKLLGRIYYHQEGALKPGTLPPNVAAAVNGVAFCGTLAGQLFFGWLGDKLGRKKVYGMTLMLMVICSVASGLSFGDKPKAVMATLCFFRFWLGFGIGGDYPLSATIMSEYANKKTRGAFIAAVFAMQGFGILAGGMVGIIISAAFRSAYPAPTYEQNAAASTVSEADFVWRLIVMFGALPAALTYYWRMKMPETARYTALIAKNAKQAAADMSKVLQVELEAEQEKTEQISQDRGNSFGLFSREFLKRHGLHLLGTTTTWFLLDIAFYSQNLFQKDIFSAIGWIPPANSMNALDEVFKIARAQTLIALCSTVPGYWFTVFLIDKIGRFVIQLMGFFFMTVFMFALAIPYNHWTHKDNRIGFVIMYSLTFFFANFGPNATTFVVPAEIFPARLRSTCHGISAAAGKAGAIVGAFGFLYAAQPKDPSKRDAGYPAGIGVKYSLIVLGCVNALGMLFTLLVPESKGRSLEDMSRENEESGEETRAQNYGENRTVPV comes from the coding sequence ATGGCCAGGGAACACCAGCATGTTCTTGACGCTCTCGATGCGGCCAAAACCCAATGGTACCATTTCACCGCAATAATAATCGCCGGAATGGGATTTTTTACCGATGCTTACGATCTCTTCTGCATCTCTCTGGTAACCAAGCTCCTAGGCCGAATATACTACCACCAAGAAGGGGCGTTGAAGCCCGGAACTCTGCCCCCAAACGTCGCCGCTGCTGTTAATGGTGTCGCCTTCTGCGGAACTTTAGCAGGGCAGCTCTTTTTCGGGTGGCTCGGTGACAAATTAGGCAGAAAAAAGGTGTACGGGATGACACTCATGCTGATGGTTATTTGTTCGGTTGCTTCTGGCCTTTCCTTCGGGGACAAGCCCAAAGCCGTTATGGCGACCCTTTGCTTCTTTCGGTTCTGGTTGGGTTTCGGAATAGGGGGCGACTACCCATTATCTGCCACGATCATGTCTGAGTATGCAAATAAAAAGACCCGTGGGGCGTTTATTGCCGCAGTGTTTGCGATGCAGGGGTTCGGTATCTTGGCTGGCGGAATGGTGGGGATCATTATTTCAGCAGCCTTTAGGAGTGCGTATCCGGCCCCGACATATGAACAAAATGCTGCTGCTTCTACCGTATCCGAGGCTGATTTTGTGTGGCGTTTAATAGTAATGTTTGGTGCACTCCCGGCTGCCCTCACTTACTACTGGCGTATGAAAATGCCTGAAACTGCACGTTACACGGCATTGATAGCCAAGAACGCGAAACAAGCGGCTGCTGATATGTCCAAAGTGCTGCAAGTTGAACTCGAAGCAGAGCAGGAGAAGACTGAGCAGATTTCTCAGGACAGAGGGAACAGTTTTGGGTTGTTTTCGCGTGAATTCCTTAAACGACATGGCCTCCACTTGCTCGGCACGACGACTACTTGGTTCCTACTCGACATCGCATTCTACAGCCAGAACCTGTTCCAGAAAGACATTTTCAGCGCCATTGGATGGATCCCACCGGCCAATAGTATGAATGCTCTTGACGAGGTGTTCAAAATTGCGAGAGCCCAAACACTGATCGCCCTCTGCAGCACAGTTCCAGGCTACTGGTTTACTGTCTTTCTCATCGACAAAATCGGGCGATTCGTGATCCAGTTAATGGGATTCTTCTTCATGACAGTGTTCATGTTCGCCTTAGCCATTCCTTACAACCACTGGACTCACAAGGACAACCGAATCGGGTTCGTGATCATGTACTCGCTAACGTTTTTCTTCGCAAATTTCGGACCAAATGCCACAACTTTCGTCGTGCCTGCTGAGATTTTCCCAGCCCGGTTGCGGTCGACGTGCCACGGGATATCGGCAGCAGCTGGAAAGGCGGGGGCGATTGTCGGAGCGTTCGGGTTCTTATATGCAGCTCAGCCAAAGGATCCAAGCAAGAGGGATGCTGGGTACCCGGCTGGCATTGGCGTGAAGTACTCACTGATTGTGCTGGGTTGTGTGAATGCTTTGGGGATGTTGTTCACTCTGTTGGTACCGGAATCAAAGGGAAGATCATTGGAGGATATGTCCCGAGAGAATGAAGAGAGCGGAGAAGAGACGAGGGCACAGAATTATGGTGAGAATAGAACTGTTCCCGTTTGA